One window of Puntigrus tetrazona isolate hp1 chromosome 14, ASM1883169v1, whole genome shotgun sequence genomic DNA carries:
- the sash3 gene encoding SAM and SH3 domain-containing protein 3 isoform X1 codes for MLRRKPSNASEKEQAQVQKKKLTLQRSSSFKDFMKPKPSSPVVSCEATLDESQFESAPPEDTGKSNGKLGKKWRNVISRTMTRKTSKMVQKALAEEGNESGEDGSMSPMSPNDWTPDLTAGNRTSVCSNSSEDTIHSPLSRQLSGCGDRQSLDSGFSQRDSMRLEDSTYTGPFCGRALVHTDFTPSPYDIESLKLQKGDIIQIIEKPPVGTWTGKLNNKVGSFKFIYVTILPEEDTPPKRKRCQSQGRKNKPKPQTLEEVLERIGLTELGSLLSMHGFQSLEDFSGLKESHLNELNITDPEQRVKILKATELLHDSEDESDAEEQKTEMPRDSGCYESTENLVNGREEPQLESQPEPETDPDTETKLNAIQEQLEEMKVEESPESQTD; via the exons ATGCTACGACGGAAACCATCCAACGCATCTGAAAAGGAGCAGGCCCAGGTGCAAAAGAAGAAG CTGACTCTGCAAAGGtccagcagcttcaaagacttTATGAAGCCAAAGCCGTCATCACCTGTAGTGAGCTGTGAGGCTACTCTGGATGAATCG CAGTTTGAGAGTGCACCACCGGAGGATACAGGGAAAAGTAACGGGAAACTGGGAAAGAAGTGGAGAAATGTCATATCTCGCACAATGACTCGTAAAACCTCCAAGATGGTTCAGAAAGCCCTTGCGGAGGAGGGG AATGAGAGTGGGGAGGATGGCTCTATGTCTCCCATGTCTCCAAACGACTGGACGCCAGATCTCACTGCTGGGAACAGAACGTCTGTGTGCTCCAACAGCTCAGAGGACACGATACACAGCCCTCTGTCACGCCAGCTCTCTGGAT GTGGTGACAGACAGAGTCTGGACAGTGGCTTCAGCCAGAGAGACAGTATGAGACTGGAGGACAGCACCTACACGGGACCCTTCTGTGGCAGAGCCCTCGTCCACACTGACTTCACCCCCAGCCCCTACGACATCGAATCCCTCAAACTACAG aaaggaGACATCATCCAGATAATAGAGAAGCCACCAGTAGGCACCTGGACTGGTAAACTCAACAACAAGGTGGGCTCCTTTAAATTCATCTACGTCACAATATTACCAGAAGAAGACACACCACCAAAGAGGAAACGATGCCAGAGTCAAGGACGCAAGAACAAGCCCAAACCACAAACCTTGGAGGAAGTTCTGGAGAGAATAGGCCTAACT GAGCTGGGATCTCTCCTGTCCATGCACGGCTTCCAGAGTTTGGAGGATTTCAGTGGTCTGAAGGAGTCCCACCTGAACGAATTAAACATTACAGATCCCGAGCAACGTGTGAAGATACTGAAAGCAACAGAACTGCTTCATGACT CGGAGGATGAATCCGATGCAGAGGAGCAAAAGACTGAAATGCCACGGGACTCGGGTTGTTACGAGAGCACGGAGAACCTGGTAAACGGACGTGAGGAGCCCCAGCTGGAATCCCAACCGGAGCCAGAGACTGATCCGGACACGGAAACAAAGCTCAATGCAATTCAGGAACAACTGGAGGAGATGAAGGTGGAGGAGAGTCCTGAGAGCCAAACCGATTGA
- the sash3 gene encoding SAM and SH3 domain-containing protein 3 isoform X2, which yields MLRRKPSNASEKEQAQVQKKKLTLQRSSSFKDFMKPKPSSPVVSCEATLDESFESAPPEDTGKSNGKLGKKWRNVISRTMTRKTSKMVQKALAEEGNESGEDGSMSPMSPNDWTPDLTAGNRTSVCSNSSEDTIHSPLSRQLSGCGDRQSLDSGFSQRDSMRLEDSTYTGPFCGRALVHTDFTPSPYDIESLKLQKGDIIQIIEKPPVGTWTGKLNNKVGSFKFIYVTILPEEDTPPKRKRCQSQGRKNKPKPQTLEEVLERIGLTELGSLLSMHGFQSLEDFSGLKESHLNELNITDPEQRVKILKATELLHDSEDESDAEEQKTEMPRDSGCYESTENLVNGREEPQLESQPEPETDPDTETKLNAIQEQLEEMKVEESPESQTD from the exons ATGCTACGACGGAAACCATCCAACGCATCTGAAAAGGAGCAGGCCCAGGTGCAAAAGAAGAAG CTGACTCTGCAAAGGtccagcagcttcaaagacttTATGAAGCCAAAGCCGTCATCACCTGTAGTGAGCTGTGAGGCTACTCTGGATGAATCG TTTGAGAGTGCACCACCGGAGGATACAGGGAAAAGTAACGGGAAACTGGGAAAGAAGTGGAGAAATGTCATATCTCGCACAATGACTCGTAAAACCTCCAAGATGGTTCAGAAAGCCCTTGCGGAGGAGGGG AATGAGAGTGGGGAGGATGGCTCTATGTCTCCCATGTCTCCAAACGACTGGACGCCAGATCTCACTGCTGGGAACAGAACGTCTGTGTGCTCCAACAGCTCAGAGGACACGATACACAGCCCTCTGTCACGCCAGCTCTCTGGAT GTGGTGACAGACAGAGTCTGGACAGTGGCTTCAGCCAGAGAGACAGTATGAGACTGGAGGACAGCACCTACACGGGACCCTTCTGTGGCAGAGCCCTCGTCCACACTGACTTCACCCCCAGCCCCTACGACATCGAATCCCTCAAACTACAG aaaggaGACATCATCCAGATAATAGAGAAGCCACCAGTAGGCACCTGGACTGGTAAACTCAACAACAAGGTGGGCTCCTTTAAATTCATCTACGTCACAATATTACCAGAAGAAGACACACCACCAAAGAGGAAACGATGCCAGAGTCAAGGACGCAAGAACAAGCCCAAACCACAAACCTTGGAGGAAGTTCTGGAGAGAATAGGCCTAACT GAGCTGGGATCTCTCCTGTCCATGCACGGCTTCCAGAGTTTGGAGGATTTCAGTGGTCTGAAGGAGTCCCACCTGAACGAATTAAACATTACAGATCCCGAGCAACGTGTGAAGATACTGAAAGCAACAGAACTGCTTCATGACT CGGAGGATGAATCCGATGCAGAGGAGCAAAAGACTGAAATGCCACGGGACTCGGGTTGTTACGAGAGCACGGAGAACCTGGTAAACGGACGTGAGGAGCCCCAGCTGGAATCCCAACCGGAGCCAGAGACTGATCCGGACACGGAAACAAAGCTCAATGCAATTCAGGAACAACTGGAGGAGATGAAGGTGGAGGAGAGTCCTGAGAGCCAAACCGATTGA
- the xpnpep2 gene encoding xaa-Pro aminopeptidase 2 isoform X2 gives MSSSGWILAVCLVVLEGGSYAVWAEEGSGSERNCSAIPPYLPPTAVNTTLRLRDLRASMIPLNISAYIIPATDAHLSEYIAPRDARLAWMSGFTGSAGTAVITQNKAVLWTDSRYWIQAERQMDCNWELQRDDIFDVYNTNLAPAGRILKSIPDNLVDKIWTDRPPLPSDNPTHLPDSVIERTWPMKVDQIRAQISDNPYKPTALLLSALDETAWLFNLRGNDIPFNPFFYSYTLLSMDEIWLFVHTERITEELKMYLNTSCFHSYCVQLLEYSSVRSYLQSYLQRPNVRVWVGTEYTNQALYELITPEDKLLTSTYSPVLTTKAVKDATEQRILKEAHIRDAVAVMQLLVWLEKKVPEGTENELTAAHFVDQCRSKQVNSRGPSFETISASGPNAALAHYSPSNETARKLSVDEMYLVDSGGQYLDGTTDITRTVHFGKPTDFQKEAYTRVLMGNIEISRTIFPAGTRGVNMEMLGRRALWEVGLNYGHGTGHGVGNYFGVHEWPVGFQSNNIPFQEGMFTSIEPGYYKENDFGIRIEDIAVTVPAITKYGNNYLTFETVSLVPYDRKLINTSLLSPEQLHWLNKYYETIRSVVGRELDRQGLKEEYDWMMKHTAPFLTAGASAVISSVTLLVTVLPSVLLHNLL, from the exons ATGAGCTCCTCAGGCTGGATACTGGCTGTATGTCTTGTGGTTCTTGaag GAGGCAGTTATGCTGTTTGGGCCGAAGAAGGTTCAGGCAGTGAGAGGAACTGTTCGGCAATTCCTCCG TATTTGCCACCAACAGCTGTAAACACAACTCTGAGGCTTCGTGATCTGAGAGCATCCATGATCCCGTTGAACATCTCAGCCTACATCATCCCAGCCACAGATGCTCATCTG AGTGAGTACATTGCTCCCAGAGATGCGAggttagcctggatgtctggcttCACTGGCTCCGCAG GAACAGCGGTAATTACTCAAAACAAGGCTGTTTTGTGGACCGATAGCCGCTACTGGATTCAGGCAGAGAGACAAATGGACTGTAACTGGGAGCTACAGCGAGATG aCATATTTGATGTCTACAACACCAACCTGGCTCCGGCGGGCCGGATCCTGAAGTCTATTCCTGATAACCTGGTGGATAAAATATGGACAGATCGACCTCCTCTCCCATCTGACAACCCAACACACTTACCTGACAGTGTCATCG AAAGGACCTGGCCAATGAAAGTCGATCAGATACGAGCCCAAATAAGTGACAATCCATACAAGCCCACCGCTCTGCTGCTTTCAGCTCTGGACGAGACCGCAT GGCTGTTTAATCTACGAGGCAACGACATCCCTTTTAATCCATTCTTCTATTCTTACACTCTGCTGTCGATGGATGAGATATG GCTCTTTGTGCACACTGAACGAATAACAGAAGAGCTGAAGATGTACCTGAACACTTCATGCTTCCATTCCTATTGTGTGCAGCTGCTTGAGTACAGCTCTGTGCGCTCATACCTGCAGTCCTATCTACAGAGACCCAACGTGAGAGTGTGGGTGGGTACAGAGTACACCAACCAAGCCCTGTATGAGCTCATCACTCCTGAG GACAAACTTCTGACCAGCACCTACTCTCCAGTACTGACCACAAAAGCAGTGAAAGATGCGACTGAGCAGCGTATTCTTAAAGAGGCTCAT ATTAGGGATGCAGTCGCAGTCATGCAGCTTCTGGTGTGGCTTGAGAAGAAAGTTCCAGAAGGCACAGAGAACGAACTCACAGCAGCACATTTTGTCGATCAGTGTCGCAG CAAACAGGTGAACAGCAGAGGGCCAAGTTTTGAGACCATTTCTGCAAGTGGACCTAATGCTGCTCTTGCTCACTACAG TCCATCTAATGAAACCGCAAGGAAGCTGTCAGTGGATGAGATGTATCTTGTTGACTCTGGAGGACAGTACCT TGACGGTACTACTGATATAACTCGTACTGTGCACTTCGGTAAACCCACTGACTTTCAAAAG GAGGCCTACACAAGAGTGCTCATGGGAAATATTGAGATTTCAAGAACCATCTTTCCTGCTGGAACTAGAG GCGTGAACATGGAGATGTTGGGACGAAGAGCATTGTGGGAAGTCGGTTTAAATTATGGTCATGGCACAGGTCATGGTGTGGGGAACTACTTTGGAGTCCATGAAT GGCCTGTGGGTTTTCAGTCCAATAATATTCCATTTCAAGAGGGGATGTTCACATCAATTG AACCTGGTTATTACAAGGAAAATGACTTTGGTATAAGAATAGAGGACATTGCTGTGACTGTTCCAGCTATTACAAAG TATGGCAACAATTACTTGACATTTGAAACTGTCTCACTGGTGCCTTATGACAGAAAACTGATAAACACGTCTCTTCTGAGTCCTGAGCAG CTGCACTGGCTGAACAAATACTATGAGACCATCCGGAGCGTGGTGGGTCGTGAGCTGGACAGGCAGGGGCTGAAGGAGGAGTATGACTGGATGATGAAGCACACGGCACCCTTCCTTACAGCTGGAGCTTCAGCTGTCATCTCCTCAGTCACACTGCTAGTAACAGTGCTGCCCTCTGTTTTACTGCACAACCTGCTGTAA
- the xpnpep2 gene encoding xaa-Pro aminopeptidase 2 isoform X1 encodes MSSSGWILAVCLVVLEGGSYAVWAEEGSGSERNCSAIPPYLPPTAVNTTLRLRDLRASMIPLNISAYIIPATDAHLSEYIAPRDARLAWMSGFTGSAGTAVITQNKAVLWTDSRYWIQAERQMDCNWELQRDASIGSLTKWLILEIPEGDQVGFDPFLFSVDIFDVYNTNLAPAGRILKSIPDNLVDKIWTDRPPLPSDNPTHLPDSVIERTWPMKVDQIRAQISDNPYKPTALLLSALDETAWLFNLRGNDIPFNPFFYSYTLLSMDEIWLFVHTERITEELKMYLNTSCFHSYCVQLLEYSSVRSYLQSYLQRPNVRVWVGTEYTNQALYELITPEDKLLTSTYSPVLTTKAVKDATEQRILKEAHIRDAVAVMQLLVWLEKKVPEGTENELTAAHFVDQCRSKQVNSRGPSFETISASGPNAALAHYSPSNETARKLSVDEMYLVDSGGQYLDGTTDITRTVHFGKPTDFQKEAYTRVLMGNIEISRTIFPAGTRGVNMEMLGRRALWEVGLNYGHGTGHGVGNYFGVHEWPVGFQSNNIPFQEGMFTSIEPGYYKENDFGIRIEDIAVTVPAITKYGNNYLTFETVSLVPYDRKLINTSLLSPEQLHWLNKYYETIRSVVGRELDRQGLKEEYDWMMKHTAPFLTAGASAVISSVTLLVTVLPSVLLHNLL; translated from the exons ATGAGCTCCTCAGGCTGGATACTGGCTGTATGTCTTGTGGTTCTTGaag GAGGCAGTTATGCTGTTTGGGCCGAAGAAGGTTCAGGCAGTGAGAGGAACTGTTCGGCAATTCCTCCG TATTTGCCACCAACAGCTGTAAACACAACTCTGAGGCTTCGTGATCTGAGAGCATCCATGATCCCGTTGAACATCTCAGCCTACATCATCCCAGCCACAGATGCTCATCTG AGTGAGTACATTGCTCCCAGAGATGCGAggttagcctggatgtctggcttCACTGGCTCCGCAG GAACAGCGGTAATTACTCAAAACAAGGCTGTTTTGTGGACCGATAGCCGCTACTGGATTCAGGCAGAGAGACAAATGGACTGTAACTGGGAGCTACAGCGAGATG CCTCAATTGGTAGCCTTACCAAATGGCTGATCCTAGAGATCCCTGAGGGAGATCAAGTGGGCTTTGACCCATTCCTCTTCTCTGTAG aCATATTTGATGTCTACAACACCAACCTGGCTCCGGCGGGCCGGATCCTGAAGTCTATTCCTGATAACCTGGTGGATAAAATATGGACAGATCGACCTCCTCTCCCATCTGACAACCCAACACACTTACCTGACAGTGTCATCG AAAGGACCTGGCCAATGAAAGTCGATCAGATACGAGCCCAAATAAGTGACAATCCATACAAGCCCACCGCTCTGCTGCTTTCAGCTCTGGACGAGACCGCAT GGCTGTTTAATCTACGAGGCAACGACATCCCTTTTAATCCATTCTTCTATTCTTACACTCTGCTGTCGATGGATGAGATATG GCTCTTTGTGCACACTGAACGAATAACAGAAGAGCTGAAGATGTACCTGAACACTTCATGCTTCCATTCCTATTGTGTGCAGCTGCTTGAGTACAGCTCTGTGCGCTCATACCTGCAGTCCTATCTACAGAGACCCAACGTGAGAGTGTGGGTGGGTACAGAGTACACCAACCAAGCCCTGTATGAGCTCATCACTCCTGAG GACAAACTTCTGACCAGCACCTACTCTCCAGTACTGACCACAAAAGCAGTGAAAGATGCGACTGAGCAGCGTATTCTTAAAGAGGCTCAT ATTAGGGATGCAGTCGCAGTCATGCAGCTTCTGGTGTGGCTTGAGAAGAAAGTTCCAGAAGGCACAGAGAACGAACTCACAGCAGCACATTTTGTCGATCAGTGTCGCAG CAAACAGGTGAACAGCAGAGGGCCAAGTTTTGAGACCATTTCTGCAAGTGGACCTAATGCTGCTCTTGCTCACTACAG TCCATCTAATGAAACCGCAAGGAAGCTGTCAGTGGATGAGATGTATCTTGTTGACTCTGGAGGACAGTACCT TGACGGTACTACTGATATAACTCGTACTGTGCACTTCGGTAAACCCACTGACTTTCAAAAG GAGGCCTACACAAGAGTGCTCATGGGAAATATTGAGATTTCAAGAACCATCTTTCCTGCTGGAACTAGAG GCGTGAACATGGAGATGTTGGGACGAAGAGCATTGTGGGAAGTCGGTTTAAATTATGGTCATGGCACAGGTCATGGTGTGGGGAACTACTTTGGAGTCCATGAAT GGCCTGTGGGTTTTCAGTCCAATAATATTCCATTTCAAGAGGGGATGTTCACATCAATTG AACCTGGTTATTACAAGGAAAATGACTTTGGTATAAGAATAGAGGACATTGCTGTGACTGTTCCAGCTATTACAAAG TATGGCAACAATTACTTGACATTTGAAACTGTCTCACTGGTGCCTTATGACAGAAAACTGATAAACACGTCTCTTCTGAGTCCTGAGCAG CTGCACTGGCTGAACAAATACTATGAGACCATCCGGAGCGTGGTGGGTCGTGAGCTGGACAGGCAGGGGCTGAAGGAGGAGTATGACTGGATGATGAAGCACACGGCACCCTTCCTTACAGCTGGAGCTTCAGCTGTCATCTCCTCAGTCACACTGCTAGTAACAGTGCTGCCCTCTGTTTTACTGCACAACCTGCTGTAA